One window of Thermodesulfovibrionales bacterium genomic DNA carries:
- a CDS encoding radical SAM protein — MQRVVFCFYTNDHEVNLGIGFMSAALRQKGIETDLVIYRDVMGKAIDTPEQVISRILAKNPTVVAFSAMTFNWKRIREVITLLRTSFGGLIIVGGYQGILGPEEVLAHPGVDGVCVGEGELPLIMTVTAYDRDKKGMPSIYGMVFKDQENRAAALQMRWLSENLENYPYIDYDIFDREGDQGLRKMHIGVLSPGGIYSLPVITGRGCPYKCTYCCNSAMIEKYGGLKNYLRKYSPASAVENIRGIVRKYDPQLIEFFDETFVRQRSWVKDFCALYEKEIGLPFMIMARIDSLDEETVAVLAGSGLRLVLFGLESGDEEYRMRYLNRKMSDKTIKEGARLLRKYGVMIVTFNMFGMPFETKETIEKTFALNAAIEPDAAYSTIFQPLPGTELARIAYENNMAIPPPDDRWDLHSPSLDTPELPASFVMRKLEEFRGRFTNQQIVENYYGRLQRLVKPDSRHD, encoded by the coding sequence GTGCAGAGAGTCGTCTTTTGCTTCTATACCAATGACCATGAGGTCAATTTAGGCATAGGATTCATGTCAGCTGCCCTCAGGCAGAAGGGAATCGAAACGGACCTCGTGATTTATCGGGATGTCATGGGTAAGGCGATTGACACGCCGGAGCAGGTAATTTCCCGAATACTCGCCAAAAACCCAACGGTTGTTGCTTTTTCTGCCATGACCTTTAATTGGAAACGTATCAGGGAAGTCATAACACTCCTGAGGACATCCTTTGGTGGTCTCATTATCGTCGGTGGATACCAGGGCATCCTCGGTCCCGAAGAGGTGCTTGCCCATCCAGGTGTTGACGGGGTCTGTGTCGGTGAAGGCGAATTGCCCCTGATCATGACCGTCACAGCTTACGACCGGGACAAGAAGGGCATGCCTTCCATATACGGGATGGTCTTCAAGGACCAGGAGAATCGGGCGGCTGCCCTTCAGATGCGCTGGCTTTCAGAAAATCTCGAAAATTATCCCTATATCGATTATGACATCTTTGACAGAGAGGGAGACCAGGGGTTGCGGAAGATGCATATAGGGGTCTTGTCACCGGGCGGGATCTATTCCCTTCCGGTAATCACTGGAAGGGGTTGTCCTTACAAATGCACCTATTGCTGTAACAGCGCAATGATCGAAAAGTATGGCGGTCTGAAGAATTACCTTCGCAAATACAGCCCGGCGTCGGCAGTCGAGAATATCAGGGGGATCGTAAGGAAATATGACCCCCAGTTGATAGAGTTTTTCGATGAGACCTTTGTCCGGCAGAGGTCGTGGGTGAAGGACTTCTGTGCGCTTTACGAGAAGGAGATAGGGCTTCCCTTCATGATTATGGCGAGGATTGACTCCCTTGATGAAGAGACCGTTGCAGTCCTTGCAGGAAGCGGCCTCAGACTTGTTCTCTTCGGTCTGGAGAGCGGAGATGAGGAATATCGCATGCGCTATCTGAACCGGAAGATGTCTGACAAGACCATAAAGGAAGGGGCTAGGCTCCTCAGAAAATACGGCGTAATGATCGTGACATTCAATATGTTCGGTATGCCCTTTGAGACGAAGGAGACGATCGAGAAAACCTTCGCACTCAATGCTGCAATTGAACCGGATGCTGCTTACTCAACGATATTCCAGCCTCTCCCGGGCACAGAACTGGCGAGGATTGCCTACGAAAACAACATGGCGATCCCGCCCCCTGATGATAGATGGGACCTCCATTCACCCTCCCTTGATACCCCGGAACTGCCTGCCTCTTTTGTCATGAGGAAGCTCGAAGAATTCAGGGG